GCCTGGCTGCGGTGGCAGCATGGGCCCTGCGCCGCTACGGGGTCTGGGGCGGCGACCCCTGGGACCCCCTGACCCTGCGGGACTGGGTGACCGGCGCCGGGGTCTGGGGCCCGGCGGTCTTCCTTGCGGTTGCCACCGCAAAGCCCTTGGTCGTGCCGTACCCCGTGGGTCTCGCCTGGGTCGCGGGCGGGCTCTTCGGGACCCTCCCCGGCGGGGCCCTAGTGGCCGCCGCGGGGGTAACCTCCTCGGCGGTGGGGTACGCCGTAGGCATGGCCGGAAGGCGCCTCGCCGGCCGCGGGCTCCCCCGGCCGCCGGCCGACCTCCTACCCGAGGGGGAGGGCGCCGGCCGCGGGTTCGACTGGCGCGCCGTCGCCCTCCTGCGGGCAGTGGTGCCCTGGGACCTGGTGAGCTACTGGGCGGGGGGCCGCCGGCTGCCGCTTTCGACCTACGCCGCCGGCACCGGGGCGGCGCTCCTGCCCGTGAGCTTTGCCCACGCCTTTGCCGCCAGCGCCTTGGTGGAGGGGCAGGCGGCCCAGCTCGGCCTCGCGGTGCCCCTGGCCCTGGGGCTCCTCTACGGTCCCCTCTGGTACTTCGGCCGGCGGCGGGAGGGGCGCCGTGGCTAAGGCGTGCCTGGACCGGGTGCACCTGGAGCTCACCAACCGCTGCAACTTCCGGTGCGAGTTCTGCCCCCAGGACTCCCAGACCAGGCCCCTGGGGCAGATGGAGCCGGAGCTCTTCCGGCGGCTCGTGGGGGAGATCGCGGGGGAGCGGCTGGCCCCCGCCGTGGCCTATCACGTCATGGGCGAGCCGCTCCTTTACCCGTGGCTTCCCGAGGCCCTGGCCTGGACCCGGGAGGCGGGACTGCGCGCCCTCCTGACCACCAACGGGAGCCTGCTCACCCGGGACCGCGCCGAGGCCGTCGCCGCCGCGCAGCCGCACTTCGTGGGCATCTCCCTGCAGACGCCCGACGCCGCCTCCTTTCGCCTGCGGGGGGCGGCCGCCACCGGCTTCGCCCCCTTCCGGGAGACCCTGCTCTCCGGGGTCCGCACCCTCCTGGCCGCGTCGCCGGCCACCCGGGTCAGCGTCTACCTCCTCACCACGCCCCTTCGCTGGGCCTTCTTCCCCGCCACCCGGGGCCTGAGCATCCTCGACACCTCGGCCGCCCTGCGGCGCACGGCCCGGGCCTGGACCGAGGACCTGGGGCGTGCCCTAGAGGGGATTCACCGGCTTCGCACCCGACAGAACGTGGAGCGGGACCTGGGTCGGCTGCGCGTCTGGCGCCAGAACCGGCTCGACCTCTCGGACCGGCTCAGCCTCGAGACCCGGATCGCCGGTGACTGGGGCCGCCGGGCCAGGGAAGGTGGGGCGGGGCGCACCCGCTACCCTGCCCGAAGGGGAAGCTGCCACGGCCTCTCCGAGCACCTGGCGGTGCTCTGGGACGGCACCTACGCGTACTGCTGCGCCGACTTCGACGGCCGCACCGCGGCCGTCAACGCCCGGGACCTGGGCATCTCCGCGTTCCTCGGCCTCCCCGGCCCCCGCCGGGACCGGGAGGGGTTCCGCCGCCTCCGGGTCCACAACCCGGCCTGCCGCGCTTGCCTCGGCGGCCCAACGCGCCTGCACCGGGCCATCCGCGCCGGGGGAAGCATCTTCTACCACCGGGTCTACCGCCGCTGGTTCCAGGACCCCATGCGCTACCGGGAGCCATGACCTTGCGAGACCAGCGAGGTGCAGCCGTGGCCCCGGTCGCGGTCACGGGGGTCGGGATGCTCACGCCCTTCGGGGAGGGGCTGGAGCCCCTCTGGGAAGCGCTCTTCGGCGACCGGACCGCGCTTCGGGAGCGCCCCGGATTCCCGGGGGGCGCGTCCGGCGTCGTCCCCGGCCGAGAGGCCTGGCATCGGCCCGGCCGGGTTCGGAGGCTCGCCCTGGACGCCGGGCGCCAAGCGTTGGGCGAGGCGCGACTCCCGCGGGAGCACCTGGCCCGCACCGGCCTGTGCCTCGGCACCATCGTGGGCGAAGCGGGCCACGGCTTGCGCTGTCAGGACCCGGGTCTTTCTCCAGCCCGCCGCGCGGCGCTCCGGGCCGCCTGGTCCTGGGGCACCCTGGCCCGGCGCGTGGCCCGGCGCCTCGAACTGGGGGGGGTGGTGATCCCGGTCTCGACCGCCTGCGCCTCCGGGGCGGACGCCCTGGGGCTCGCCGCCGCCGAGATCGCTGCCGGTCGCGCGCCGGCCATGGTCGCGGGGGGCACGGAAGCGGTCACCCCGTTCCAGTGGCAAGGGTTTCGTCGCCTCGGGGCGCTGGACCCCGGGGGCGTCCACCCCTTCGACGCGCGTCGCGCCGGCACCGGCCTGGGCGAGGGCGCGTGCTTTTGCGTGCTCGAGGAGGAGTCCCAGGCGCG
This genomic interval from Thermodesulfobacteriota bacterium contains the following:
- a CDS encoding beta-ketoacyl synthase N-terminal-like domain-containing protein, with product MAPVAVTGVGMLTPFGEGLEPLWEALFGDRTALRERPGFPGGASGVVPGREAWHRPGRVRRLALDAGRQALGEARLPREHLARTGLCLGTIVGEAGHGLRCQDPGLSPARRAALRAAWSWGTLARRVARRLELGGVVIPVSTACASGADALGLAAAEIAAGRAPAMVAGGTEAVTPFQWQGFRRLGALDPGGVHPFDARRAGTGLGEGACFCVLEEESQARKRRAPILGRVLGWGTAADALSLAAPDPAGRGLARAARAALRQAGRSPEEVSFVVAHATGTPTNDRSEALALREVFGARLPGLPVTALKGATGHCFGASAAIEAAVALACLRHGSIPPVVGLRDLDPGLVVQPARQRPRQVGPGVALALASGLGGQNTALVLGGAR
- a CDS encoding VTT domain-containing protein translates to MRFLRAAAILGLAAVAAWALRRYGVWGGDPWDPLTLRDWVTGAGVWGPAVFLAVATAKPLVVPYPVGLAWVAGGLFGTLPGGALVAAAGVTSSAVGYAVGMAGRRLAGRGLPRPPADLLPEGEGAGRGFDWRAVALLRAVVPWDLVSYWAGGRRLPLSTYAAGTGAALLPVSFAHAFAASALVEGQAAQLGLAVPLALGLLYGPLWYFGRRREGRRG
- a CDS encoding radical SAM/SPASM domain-containing protein — its product is MAKACLDRVHLELTNRCNFRCEFCPQDSQTRPLGQMEPELFRRLVGEIAGERLAPAVAYHVMGEPLLYPWLPEALAWTREAGLRALLTTNGSLLTRDRAEAVAAAQPHFVGISLQTPDAASFRLRGAAATGFAPFRETLLSGVRTLLAASPATRVSVYLLTTPLRWAFFPATRGLSILDTSAALRRTARAWTEDLGRALEGIHRLRTRQNVERDLGRLRVWRQNRLDLSDRLSLETRIAGDWGRRAREGGAGRTRYPARRGSCHGLSEHLAVLWDGTYAYCCADFDGRTAAVNARDLGISAFLGLPGPRRDREGFRRLRVHNPACRACLGGPTRLHRAIRAGGSIFYHRVYRRWFQDPMRYREP